In a single window of the Syntrophorhabdaceae bacterium genome:
- the kdsB gene encoding 3-deoxy-manno-octulosonate cytidylyltransferase, producing the protein MKKTIVIPARFGSTRLPGKPLLDLCGKPLIQWVYERARESRLADEILIATDDEQIRDTAQSFGAEAVMTSVACTSGTDRVYEAVCGRNADIVVNLQGDEPFIRSDMIDAIFSVIEREHLDMATLCCPLKDNHEYEDPNTVKVVLDRAGYALYFSRAPIPYVRDNRRASLYKHVGIYGFSMALLEQFVRMEKSRLEETESLEQLRVLENGYKIRVLTTQYDGFGIDTEEDLQRAQKALARYIH; encoded by the coding sequence GTGAAAAAGACCATTGTCATACCGGCACGGTTTGGTTCCACAAGGCTGCCTGGAAAACCTCTGCTGGACCTATGCGGAAAGCCCCTTATCCAGTGGGTCTATGAGAGGGCGCGGGAATCCCGCCTGGCAGATGAGATCCTTATCGCTACCGATGATGAGCAGATACGGGATACAGCACAATCCTTCGGGGCTGAGGCTGTCATGACGAGCGTTGCCTGCACGAGCGGCACGGACAGGGTCTACGAGGCTGTCTGTGGAAGGAACGCCGATATCGTTGTCAACCTCCAGGGTGACGAGCCTTTTATCAGGTCTGACATGATCGATGCAATATTCTCTGTCATTGAGCGCGAGCATCTCGACATGGCAACCCTTTGCTGCCCATTGAAAGACAACCATGAATATGAAGATCCCAATACCGTGAAGGTTGTCCTCGACCGGGCAGGATACGCCCTCTATTTCTCACGGGCCCCTATCCCCTATGTGCGCGATAACAGAAGGGCATCGCTTTACAAACATGTCGGCATTTACGGATTTTCAATGGCCTTGCTTGAGCAGTTTGTCAGGATGGAGAAGAGCAGGCTCGAGGAGACGGAATCACTGGAACAATTACGGGTCCTCGAGAACGGCTACAAGATCAGAGTTTTGACGACCCAGTATGACGGATTTGGCATAGATACCGAAGAAGACCTGCAGAGGGCACAGAAGGCCCTCGCCCGCTACATCCACTGA
- a CDS encoding putative Ig domain-containing protein, with amino-acid sequence MFVAILLMLVASIVTAGIAVIGSLTKRTKIAEMNSIIDAGIKSVISYAATNHRLPTTAEIAAIMKRSNDAWGNQTVYVVDNNLTSIPAGSTDSICGRKTANLTVRNCTNAGCTAYTDISNIAFLILSGGENVNNQTAGTQAVTGPTVINVYSVGINVDNYAGDLSGARAEPYDDIVKWVTLEELKNTIGCYGTAQGRFKILNNELPGACVGQSYKATMYSDGGVLPYSDWTTTALPAGLSMDLITGAISGTSTGPAQVHNITFSRNDNDGNTAQKMLKLIVEDCPLGSWNFDDPVNPGGTIATGPGGSIASVAGVSGGALYFTGVASLTPYNQGINNSVFSFEYNQPFSIVMWVKLTKLPTAAPTSPIYPLVSKGGAGPNYTGYYFEIHSSAYSQPAVGYNRLAFQLTNQLNGGAGPMIWVYNTTPISTLNTWYHIAAAYSGNGLASGAKVYVSGGSTNATYRDNLANGSIVNTQPLRFGDYGQNYYNSVVMDGIQIYNKVVQQLRVIKAGTGSGTVASSLFFRSPERINCGSICEAYYPNGTIVALGAAANTGSTFTGWSGGGCSGTGTCLVTLTADTDVTATFTNP; translated from the coding sequence TTGTTCGTAGCAATACTGCTCATGCTTGTTGCTTCCATCGTAACTGCGGGAATAGCAGTTATCGGTTCGTTGACGAAAAGGACGAAGATAGCTGAAATGAACAGCATCATCGATGCAGGAATAAAGTCAGTTATCAGCTATGCCGCAACAAACCACCGGCTTCCCACGACAGCGGAGATTGCGGCTATCATGAAAAGATCGAATGACGCGTGGGGCAATCAGACAGTCTATGTTGTCGATAATAATTTAACCTCCATACCTGCCGGGTCGACCGACTCAATATGCGGGAGGAAAACGGCTAATCTGACAGTAAGGAACTGTACGAACGCGGGTTGCACAGCATATACGGATATTTCCAACATTGCTTTTCTCATCCTGAGCGGGGGAGAGAATGTGAATAACCAGACAGCTGGAACCCAGGCGGTAACGGGGCCAACGGTCATTAATGTTTATTCCGTGGGGATCAACGTCGATAACTACGCCGGAGATTTGAGCGGCGCGCGCGCGGAGCCCTATGACGATATCGTTAAATGGGTAACACTGGAAGAACTGAAAAATACAATAGGATGTTATGGAACAGCGCAGGGCAGGTTTAAGATATTAAATAACGAATTGCCGGGAGCGTGTGTCGGGCAATCCTATAAAGCAACCATGTACAGTGATGGTGGAGTGCTCCCATACAGCGACTGGACCACCACCGCTTTGCCGGCAGGCCTATCAATGGACTTGATCACCGGAGCCATATCCGGAACGTCCACCGGCCCGGCACAGGTGCACAACATAACATTTTCAAGAAACGACAACGACGGTAATACCGCCCAGAAGATGCTGAAATTAATAGTGGAGGATTGTCCTTTGGGATCATGGAATTTTGATGATCCTGTCAACCCCGGGGGGACAATTGCCACGGGCCCGGGCGGGAGCATTGCCTCTGTTGCGGGGGTATCAGGCGGTGCGCTGTATTTCACCGGGGTTGCGAGTCTGACCCCGTACAATCAGGGGATCAACAATTCGGTCTTCAGTTTCGAGTACAACCAGCCGTTCTCGATCGTCATGTGGGTGAAATTAACAAAACTGCCGACTGCTGCGCCGACGTCACCCATATACCCCCTGGTATCAAAAGGCGGTGCAGGGCCAAACTATACTGGCTACTATTTCGAGATACACAGCTCAGCGTATAGCCAGCCCGCAGTGGGTTACAACCGGCTTGCATTCCAGCTTACGAACCAATTGAACGGCGGGGCGGGACCGATGATATGGGTGTACAATACGACCCCGATCAGCACGCTCAACACATGGTACCACATAGCTGCTGCATACAGCGGCAACGGGCTTGCATCCGGCGCGAAGGTCTATGTCAGTGGCGGCTCAACGAATGCCACGTACCGCGATAACCTTGCGAACGGGAGCATCGTGAACACACAGCCCCTGCGTTTCGGAGATTACGGCCAGAACTACTACAACAGCGTGGTGATGGACGGGATACAGATATACAACAAGGTCGTGCAGCAATTGAGAGTCATTAAAGCGGGAACCGGCTCGGGAACAGTGGCAAGCTCGCTGTTTTTCAGGTCCCCGGAGAGGATCAATTGCGGAAGCATATGCGAGGCATATTATCCCAATGGTACCATCGTGGCCCTTGGGGCAGCAGCAAATACCGGGAGCACCTTTACGGGATGGTCAGGCGGTGGGTGTTCCGGAACGGGAACCTGCCTGGTAACGCTCACCGCCGACACAGACGTCACCGCCACCTTCACCAACCCTTAA